A stretch of DNA from Candidatus Saccharibacteria bacterium oral taxon 488:
GCAAATTTATACGCTACTGCCGCTCGCGGTGTCTTGCCAACGATGCCGAGCTCGGCAAACTGTCGCCGGTCGTTGAGCTTGATGACCGCTCCGTCGGTGTTAAACTGCAGCGACTGACGCAGCTCATCCAGATGGTCAACATAGCTCATCACCTCGTCCAAGCCATAGACAATTTGCGTCTGCCGACTAGTGGTGATACCCAGCTCGTTCATCATCTGATAGCCAAAGGCAATCGTCGGCGTGTCCTCGAGGTTGTCACGAATAATGTCATAGCCAACAAAATTGAGCGGACGTTCTGCCACCAGTTTTGGATCAAGCTGACGAATCGTCCCCGCCGCCAAATTACGCGGATTGGCAAATTCAGGCTGACCGGCCGCTCGCCGACGCTGATTTAATGCTGCAAAGTCGGCCTTGTGCATCACAATTTCACCACGAATCTCCGTCCGACCGCGCAAAAAATGAGCGAATCGCTGGTTGGCGCGCAGTGTCAGCGGCACATTCTGAATCGTCCGCACGTTCATAGTCACGTCTTCACCAACTAATCCGTCGCCGCGCGTCACTGCCCGCGTCAGCACACCGTCCTCATAAATTAGCGCGCAGGCCAGGCCATCCATCTTGATATCACACAAAAATTCTTCAGTGATATCACTACGCACTTTGTGCATACGCTCTATCCACGCCGCAACTTCCGCCCGGTCAAACACGTCCTGCAGCGAAATCATTCGCGTTTGATGCTGAACCTTAGCGAATTTACTGAGCACTTTTCCTGCCACCCGCTGGGTTGGGCTGTCTGGTGTGATAAGTTCAGGAAACTGCTCTTCTAGTTGCGACAGTTCATGTTTCAGGCTATCAGCCGCCGCCTCGCTCATGATCGATTCGTCAAGCACATGATAATGGTAGCGATAATCATTGATCAGATCTCGCAGTTTGACAATTCGTTGCTCGGCCGCCTGCCTATCAAGCTGGCGCACTGTCATCAGCGACGACCTTTCGGTAGAATAGATAGATGTAGCACGCCGAGGCAACAATCGATAACGCCACCAACATCAACGCCACGAGCGGCACCAGCGGCAGCCAGTTCAACGCCGGTATCACCGTTTTGAGTGCGCCATCAATCGTAATGACCGGAATAAGCACCGCTGCCCAAACCACGGCGAGCACCAGCAGCAGCCACATCAATCGCAGCAAGATCCGCATCCGCCGCCCTAGTACAACGTCCGATGCCAGTCGCGCTGCTTCTAGTGGATACATCCCCGGTAGGGTAATAATTACCATAGCGAACAACGTACTCGTCAGCCAATATATCGACAAGGTGACGATTAATATGGTGGCGCTGGCCGCCAACATCAACACCACCGTCTGCTGCAACATGCCTGACGTGTCCGCCGCTCCGTAAATAATGACCGCTATCGCTGCTGGTAATAATTGAATGAGCGCGATAAACACTAGGACCGACAGGGCGATGACCGGCGCGCCCGCATTATACAGCCCATCACGAATCTTTGGGCGCCTACCAGCAGTCACACCACGAACCAGCCAAATTGTCGTTAGCCATATATATAGTCCGATCAGCGCGCCAATAACCTGCTGCGACGATCCAGCGCTACTCGTCGAGCCACCAAGCTGACTGGTAACCACGCCAGCAAATAGCATTAACGTCGGTACGATAGTGCCCAGGGCGCCCCCCTGATTCGTTCCATTGATCGTATCCTTTAGCTGCTGATACGTGTCTTGCGAAATCAGCCCCGACAGCAGCACACCCAGCACTGCGTATATTGCCGCCAATCCAACGAAGATCCGCCAGTGCTTTCGCATCAGTTGCCATGCTTGTTTGGTCAGCGCAAAGTAGCCTGGCAACTTGAGCGAACGACGATAGTCACGTCGCTTGGTCACTCGAAAACTACGGTGCGGCCGACGGCGGAGAAAGGCTTGGCGGCGCTGCGTTAGTCGCCGCCAAGCCTTATTAAGCCTCTCTTTTAACGATACTGTTTTCTTTGCCGCGGCGCGACTATCTGCTTTTGAAGTTGCTCGTTTACGCCGCGTGGTGTGTTGTTTTTCAGTTGGCTTCGTCATGATTACATCTTCGTTGCATTACTTCGCAGACGTGCGATTCGATCTTCTAGCGGCGGATGGGTGCTAAATAACTTTGAGAAAAAGCCAGGGCGCAGCGGATTATTCATAAACAAGTTTGCTGTTGAAGTACTCTGCCTGCGCATTGGCCGACCATAACTTTGTAGCTTCTCCAGTGCCATCGCCAGCCCCTCCGAGTCACGAGTTAATAGCGCGCCCGAGGCATCCGCCAGATACTCGCGCTGGCGGCTGACTGCCAGTTGCGTAATCGTTGCTAAAATCGGTGCCAAGATTACTACTATAATACCCACGACGTAGACAACCGGGCTGGTATCCCCGTCATCATCATCGCCATATATCATCATCCGGAGTGCGATATCAGCAAGCAACCCAATAGCACTCACCAACCCAAAGGCAATCATACTAACGCGAATATCGTAATTACGCACATGACTCATCTCGTGCGCCATCACCGCCTCGAGTTCGCGCTTGTCCATAATTTCTAGCAGCCCAGTAGTCGCACCGACGATAGCGTGCTTTGGATCGCGGCCAGTTGCAAAGGCATTTGGTGCCGGGTCGTCAATAATGTAGACTTTTGGCATCGGCATGCCGGAAGCGATCGCGAGGTTTTCTACTACTCGCCACAGCTCCGGCGCATCCTTCTTTTCAATCTGCTGCGCACCGCTCATCGCCATGGCCAATTTACCAGCGATATAATATTGTAACCACGCATAAAGCAGCGCACAACCGACAATGATCACCGATAATGAATAATTCCGTAGATACATACCGACCAGCACACCAATCACGCCGATAATCGCCACAAACACCGCCATGATCAATACGGTGTTTCGCTTGTTATGAGAAATTGCACTATACATGTAGTTATTATACCAAAAACCGCCCGCCGAAAATAGGCGAGCGGTTTAGTTTGGGCGAAGATTATCCCGCCCTAGAATTTCACCTCAACTGGATTCTCAACGCTTGCTCGATCAGCAACCTCAAAGAACTCCTTGGCCTGGAAGCCGAACATGCCGGCAACCATGTTAGCCGGGAACCTTTGAATCCTTGTGTTCAGATCGCGAACGCCGCCATTATAAAAGCGACGCGATGCCTGAATCTTATCCTCAGTGTCAACCAGTTCTTGCTGTAGCTGCAAGAAATTCTCATTAGCCTTTAGTTCTGGATATGCCTCAGCGACAGCAAACAGACTCTTCAACGCGCCCTCCAGCATATTCTCAGCCTGTGCAGTGTCAGCCACACCTTTAGCACCCATAATGGCTGAACGAGCTTCGGTAACCTTTTCAAATACTTCTTTCTCGTGCGTAGCATAGCCCTTAACTGAGTTAACTAGGTTCGGAATCAAGTCAGTCCGGCGTTTGAGCTGCACGGTGATATCACTCCATGCTTCCTCGACGCGGTTACGCAGCGTTACTAGACCGTTGTATGTACCGATCAAAAACGCCACGATCAGAACGATAACGACACCGACGATAATTAAAGTTATTATTACTGCATCCATGTTCTATTCTCCTTATGGTTAGTACCTTATACACATAATTATACCATACACACGGGTCGTATAGTGGCAAAATCATGCCAACTCATTGTTGACACGCAGCTCATCATAGTCGTATACTTATTCATATAAATCATATTTATATGAAAGAAAGGAATTATATGACAAAACTAAAGAGTAGACATGCTTGGACAGTCAAGGTTGGCGAACGCGGGCAAATTGTGATACCCAAAGAGGCACGAGATATTTTTAATATCAAGCCTGGCGATACACTTATCATGCTCGGCGACAAGCAGCAAGGAATTGCTATTCCGACTAAGAATAAAGTCATTGATACAATCACCGCCGTACTCAATGATACGGAGATGAAATCATGAATGCAATCACTGCGACCAACTTAACAAAACGCTACGGTGACTTTGTCGCAGTCGACAGCCTTAATCTATCAATTGAAAAGGGTGAGTTATTTTCACTACTTGGTGTCAATGGTGCGGGTAAGACGACATTGATTAAAATGTTATCTTGCTTAAGCCAACCAACACAAGGTGATGCTATTTTACTCGGCAATAGTATTACCGAAAAACCTCAGGCAGTCAAACAGATGATCAACGTTTCACCACAAGAAACTGCTGTAGCTGGTAATTTATCAGTCCGCGAGAATCTCGAACTGATCGCTGGACTCTACGGACAATCTGCTCATAACGCCAGTGAGAGCGCCTCACGTATGGCAAGCCAATTCAAGCTCGAAACTGTCGAACATAAAAAAGCTAAGCATTTGTCTGGCGGCATGCAGCGACGCCTGTCGATCGCCATGGCGCTCATCTCAAATCCAAAAATATTATTCATTGACGAACCAACGCTAGGTCTTGATATTTTTTCGCGCCGTGAGTTATGGGAGGCGATCCAGTTGCTCAAAGGTACAGTGACGACGCTGTTGACAACTCACTATCTCGAGGAAATTGAAGCATTGTCTGATCGTGTCGGCGTTATGGCGCGCGGCAAGCTCGTGGCAATCGGTACAGTAGCAGAACTGCAAAAACAAACCAATACGCGCACTCTCGAGGATGCGTTTGTAGCACTTGTAGGAGGTATTCGATGAGATCATTACTATTTGCTAAACGCTGTACGAAAGAAGTTGTACGCGATCCGATCAATCTATTCTTTGGATTAGTCTTTCCACTCGTTTTGCTTGGACTGCTCTCTATTATAAATGCCAGCATTCCCGCCGAAGCCAATAATACTATGTTTGCCATCAAAAATTTGGCACCAGGTATCGCAATGTTCGGTACGGCATTCCTAGCACTATTCTCAAGTATGCTCCTAGCAAAAGACCGAACTTCATCATTCCTGATGCGTCTGTTTACCTCGCCTATGACAGCCCGAGATTTTATCATTGGATACACAATTCCGATGATTATCATTGCTACCATGCAGGCAGTGATTACCCTCGTTATCGCCTGCTTTATCGGGCTCGACTTTTCAGTGCATATTATTGGGGCAATCGTTATTACAACGGTAACGTCGCTTCTATTTGTCGGATGTGGGTTATTCTTCGGCAGTCTCATTAACGAGCGAGCAGTTGGCGGTATATGTGGCGCCCTGCTCACCAATGTCGCTGGCTGGCTGTCGGGCGTATTTGTCCCGGTTGATCTCATCGGTGGTGGCTTTAAAATGGTTGCGGAAGCACTGCCATTTTACCACAGTGTTGCTGCCATTAAAGGTAGCATCGAGGGAAATTGGCAAGTCATCACACCACATCTACTGATTGTTTTGTGTTATACCACCGTTATCTTTACACTCGCCATCTATATCTTTCGGCGAAAGATGACCGGACGAAACACCTAATTTATCTGGATCTGGCACCCTAGAATTCAACTATCCATAACGAAAGCCGCCTTTTATCGGCGGCTTTTGTAACAATTGTGGTGCGCGAGGCGGGAATCGAACCCGCACGACTTTTGGTCAAGGGATTTTAAGTCCCTCGCGTCTACCAATTCCGCCACTCGCGCGTATTTACCATTATTCATGACGTCAAGCCCCCTGCAACATAATTTTAAATATTATGTAGCTAGCACCCGCGTCTACAACAATTATACTACATTTTCTGGATCATAAAAATGATCTAGCTGAGCATCTAGCAGCGCCCGCACCTCATCATAATATCGACCAACAACAGGATGTCTCTGGGCCTTTTCGCGATGCGGTATCATATGATACTGGTACGCTTCACGAGTTGTGCGACAATGATGAGCATACTCACCTCCATCAAGATAGTCATAGGCAACCGGCATAAATTTATCAAGCGCATAGACGAAACATGCTTCTTCGCTAGAAAAAGATTCGTATTCCTTAATCGTTTCAGCGATCCATGGCATATATGAGAAATCTGATTGAATACGCTCCAACGCTGCTGCCTCACGAATTTTTCGCTCAGATGAATTTGCCGCCTGGCTATCCATTGCCGATACATCACCCGAATAGACCTCTACAACATCATGAACAATGGCAAATTGGGCAACTTTACCAATATCTAATTTCGGATTAATCTGCGGAGCGAGCACACACGCTAACAATGCTAAAGCCCAGGAATGTTCCGCATCATTTTCCCTCAGTGGTGATCGTTTTGGCGGCACGATATCACGATGAATATAATACATCGGCACGATTAATGAACTAATCAGCTGGAGTATATGCTGAACATTTGGAGGTCGTTTCATAGATTTAGTATACTATAAGCCATGAAACAAATAGTACACATCCACGATGGCAATACATTTAATAATCGTACACGATTATCTTAAGACGCTTTAAAATGATACTGTCACGACTCTACACACCGAAATGGCGTAAATGGTTGACCTAAACATAAATGATACTGGTCTTGTTGGCCGACATGCCAAACTCGATTTACTGTTTCAAAAATTATTCTATTCAATTAGACAAACTGTCTGTAGATTATCCCCATTTTACATACTACATCTGAAATGCCGTTATCCAAAAACATATCGTGGATATAAGTGAAATCGGAGTCATTACATATTTTTCTTTCTTACTTTTTGAAATGATGTTCATAATAGTATTTAACGATAGATAAGCGGCAAAGAAGAAGCAAATATATTCAGTAACCTTAAAAGACAGCCACAGGGGAATAAAACCTCCGGCTTGCAAAATAATTATCATGGCAAAAATTTGGATAGCCACCGAAATGACCGCCGCAACCCTCAAGTTCTTAGGCAAGATTTTATGTTGTCCACCCATTGTAAATTCGCCCAAAGGCAAGCCGCAAGCAACAAGCACAGTCATAATTGCTATAATTCCAAATAATACGGCACCTAATATTGAAAACATAAATCAATACTCTCCTTTCGCAAAATACAAAAATTCAGTTGCAGATTCAACTTTATTTCACTCAATATTTTCACTTATATTATAGCTCTCCAAGAGAGCTTTTATCGACAATCCTGGAGGCACGTACGAGAGTCGAACTCGTCTAAAAGGTTTTGCAGACCTCTGCGTAACCGCTCCGCCAACGCGCCGCTCTGTTACATTTGGTGCGAGCGAGAAGACTTGAACTTCCACGAGCATAATGCTCACTAGCCCCTCAAGCTAGCGCGTCTACCAATTCCGCCACGCCCGCACGACTGTCATCATTATACCTGACACTACGGTGTTTTGTAAACTGAATCTTGGCGAACTGTCCAGTAAATCACGTCGGCGAATCGATCAGTAGGATACACCAGCCGCACTGATTCACCGAGAGCTGACACAGAGCGCAGGTGGATATAGTCCAGCTGTACTTGATATAACGCGAGGGCTGGCACATCGGACTGCCAATGCTTAGTAAACGCTTGGTATTTGCTAACTCGTTGCTTGGCGCTTTGTTTGGTGCGACCAGCCGCGAGAGCATCATCGGCCACCGCGCTGTTATAGTTAGCAAAATTGAGACCACTTTGATTAGCCTGTGACGAATGCCAGTAGGCAAAGACATCGGCGTCACCGCCCAGCACCAACTCATACAGTAGCACGTCAAAGCCGCGCGGCCGCAGGACGGACTGCAAAACGTTCTGCGAGGCATCATTTGGATCAACCACCCGCAAGTCAACGGTGATATGCAGCGTTTCCTGCCAGACTTTTACGAGTTCACGCGCAATACTTTCAAAATCAGAACCCTTGAGCGTCACGAACGATAATTGCAAAACCTGCTCGCCCTTTTTACGCTGATTACCGACCACCTTCCATCCTTCTTCGTCCAGTAATTTTTTCGCTGCTTCTGTGTCATACGGCAAACGACCGGCCAGTTGCCCGTCCACTTGGTCGTCAAAAATTGGGCCGTGCAGTGGCTTCTTGGCAAAGGCAAACTTCTCGCGCAGTGCTTGGGTATTAATTGACTGGACCAGCGCTTGTCGAACTTTGCGCGAACTCACCACTTCGCTCTGGGTGTTAAATAATGCATAGACACCATCGTTAATAGCGTACGACCGCGAGGCATACATGTGACGGATCTGGTCTGACTGAGCCATATATGACAACTCCGGTGTCGCCATAATTTCACTCGTCTTGAGACCTTTGGTTATCTCGTCCCGCGTCGGATATACATACAGCTGAAAACGATCCAGCTTTGGCGCGCCATGATGATACTGCGAGTTCGCCACCAGATGAAGCACTTTTTTCGACCCATCAGCATTGGCATTCTGTAGAATCCGCATAGCAAACGGCCCAGAGGTTACGGGCGACTTGCCATAACCATGCTCACGTAGCTCGGCCGGATTAACTTCACTGAGGCTGTGCTGAGGCAAAATCGGAAAGGTGAGGGCGTGCATGAATGGTGCGTACGGGGCTGGCAGGGTAAATTGTACTGTCCGCTCGTCAACCTGCTTGACGTTGATCGACTGCCAACCAGTAATTGACGATTGTGTCCGTGCATCCTTGAGTAGATTAACAGTAAACACCACGTCGCGAGCATCCAGTGGCGCTCCGTCTGACCACTTGAGATTACGGCGCAATTTGACCGTGTACTCAGTCTCGGCCTCATTGACTGTGACCGACTCAGCGAGGTCCCCCTTGATATGTCCGGTCGTATCATAATTATAAAGACTCGCAAACATCAGTCGGGCCGCTGACTTTTCGGCACTACTACGAGCAAAGATTGGGTTCAGTGTCTCTAATGGCCCCAGCACGCCCTCTGAGTACGACCCACCCCTGGCTGGTGCGTTATGAGCGTACAATTCACGAAATGACAGCCACTGCACCATGCTGATGGTAATCAATAGAATAACCAGAAAAATCCACCCCAGGACATGCCGCTTGACTCCAGCCAAATGTTCGAGGCGCGAAGAGATAAACATATGCGTGTGACGCAAGGTCGTCTTGGTCAGTTTTTGCGCTTGCCCATCAAGATCTTTTGTTGCGAAGTCCAGTCGCAGAAATTTTTTCCAAGATGATTTTTTTGTGTCCAAGGCGCGCTCCTAGCCCTTCAGACTCGGCAGCACCAAACTCGCCAAGATCGACAGCACGAACACAACAGCAAACACAATAGTCACATCAAACAAGTTCTTGTCAAAACCTCGCCGCGTGGTGAACAGCTCGCCCGACGAGCCAAAGCCTGCGCCCAGGCTCGCGCCACGCTGCTGCAACAATATGGCAATGATCATCAAAACGGCTGATCCTAATGTGACATACGGCAAAATAGTATCAAGTGACATGCTTTCTCCTTATTCTGGCGCCGGCTTGATAACGAAGGCGCTACTTACTATATAGTTTACCAGACTGAGTATGATTCCGGCAAGAATTGACGAGCCAAAACTCATGGATAATCCCGGTGCTAGTGCCAATGATATATACACCATGATGCCATTCACCACCAGCGTAAATAAACCGAGCGTGAGCAAGATCGCCGGTAGTGATAAAATGACAACGATTGGTTTCAAGATAGAGTTGACGATCGAAAAGATGAGGCCAGCGAGGACAAACGTTGCCGTCGTCTCGACCACTGGCTCACTCGTCCCGAGAAGCCGCACCGCCACCCAGATACCAACAGAATTAAGTACCCACCTAACAAAAAATATTGCAAATTGTCGTCTCATGACTACATTTCATTATATCATAATGCTAGCAGGCGCCGTCGACTACCTTGCGCTCAGTGCTCTTGATGTGCAGCTGGAGCTGCTGGCGACTACTCGTCCCCTCAATGCAGATCGCGGCTGGCGTCGAACCAGACGGCGGGATTGTCCGTACAGTGATTACGATATCTGGCGAGCCACTCTTGAACGACTGCGGCAATGTCGTTGGGTATGATCCTTTGAAGTTTTTTTCCTGCTCCGCCGCTGATAGCGCATTCTGTAGATCTGACGTTATGGCTTTACGCACCGTCTCTTTTCGCCACCCGTTATAACTGACGAGACCGATACCCGCCAAGATGCCGATAACCACAACGACAATTAGTATTTCTATGACGGTAAATCCATACTTTCGACTCATACTTATGATGATAGCATAAGCATAATCTTTTTCGCTAGCTCTTTATCCACGATTTTTTCCAGGTCGGTGAGTGAGGCATTCCGTATACGGCTGATGCTACCAAATTTTTTCAGCAATTTTGCGCGGGTTTTTGGCCCCACACCAGGGATTTCCTCCAGCTGATTTTTTGTTTGCTGCTGACGTTTGAGCGCCGTGTGGTAGCTCACCGCAAAGCGATGCGACTCGTCGCGGATGCGCTGGAACAATTTGACGATGTCAGTTGTCACAAGGATATTTTCGTCTGTCGTCGGACGTTCTTTACGATTTTGCTCGGTACTGGCTCGTAAGTTTTTTGAATGCGAGCCAGCGTTACGCTGACTTGGGTGTAAATTCACTATATAAACATCACCATCTTCGTGAATCGCGATATCTACCCGTGGCTGCGACTGAATATGCTCAATGAACGCCGTATCAATCTGCGAACCAATCTTATGTACTAGCAACTCTTCCTCGCGCTTGGCGATACTGATAATCGGCACAGTGACGCCACGCTCATCACGCGCTTTGATGGCCGCCGCCAGCTGACCCTTACCACCGTCAATGAGCAGCAGGTCGGGACGACCCCAGCTTTTCAGATGACGCTCACTCAGCCGGCGAAAAATCGTCTGATACATATTGCCGGTGTCGTCATTTTTCTCACTGACTTTGAATTTGCGATACTCTGCCCGGTCGCTCGCGCCATTGGTAAATACCACCATACTGGCAACAACCTGCCGCCCGCTCATATGTGAAATATCGTAACCCTCAATGTGTGCTGGAATACCTTTTAGGCCCAACAATTTTGCCAAATCCGCCAGCGCCTTGTCTTTAGAAATATCCAAGAATTCTTTGTCGCCAAAACAAACCCGCCGCTGCAACTCCTGCATGGCGCGCAGCTTATTGCGAAGATCAGCCGCCCGCTCAAAATCATGCAGCCCAGCTGCCGTTTTCATGTCGCGCTCCAACTCGGCGGCGATAGCCTTACGGTTGCCTTTGATGTAGCTGATGAGCTTGCGTAAAGTAGCTTTGTAGGCGGCTGACCCATCACTCAGCCGCGGGCTGAGACCCAAGTCTTCATCCAATTTCGACTGCCCCGGACGGCGCTGCCTGGTCAAATACGGAAAAACCCGCCGCAAATAGCGCAGCGCTTTTTTCAAAGCAAAGCCATTATAGAACGGGCCAACATATTCCGCCCCATCATCAGCTGGATTGCGCGTAAAACTGACGGTCGGCCACTCGCTTTTCATGTCGATTCGCACATACATCTGCGATTTATCATCGCGCAGCAGTACGTTGTAACGCGGCATATAGCGCTTGACCATCTCGCTTTCCAAAAACAACGCATCAACTTCGCTCTCGGTCTCAATCCAATCAGTGTCAGCAATTTCCGTCACTAACGCCATAGTTTTATTGTCCCGCCCACGCGAATCCTGAAAATACTGGCGCACGCGATTTTTCAGCACCGCCGCCTTGCCCACATAAATAATCTCGCCGCTGGCTGACTTATGAAAATAGACACCGGGAGTGCGGGGTAGGGTTTTGAGTTTTTGCTGCAACCGTTGATTCACAGCTACCATTATATCAAGCGATCATGTCTTGCCGACAAAACCACTCAGTACGCTATCCAGCTCACCTTGAGCAAGTCGTACCGCCCACTCTTGACGCTCCAGGAATGATAACAATCCAGCCTTTAGCCCAAACCAGCCTAACTTTTTTCTAGCTTCGGCAACTTTTCTAAATTGCTCCCTGAATGTATAATACTGGTCGCGACAATCTTGCGGAATATCTGAAATTTTGCGGTTTGGCATTATAACATTTACTAATTCCTCAACTTTTTCTTTGTCTTTTGGACGCCATCCGGTAATTGAACGACATCCGTACGCTCCTAATTGAGCAATTGGATTAAGGATAGCGCATACTGTCTCACCATCTCTCTTCACAAGCCACTGATCAAGGCTAGATGAAGGAATTTCCGTCTCAATACCGCCTAGGCGCCAATATAGACGACCTTCATTATCAACATAACGATCGCCGACGAAATCAAATATACCGCGACGATTCTTTTCGTATGGATTAAGTCCAAAGGTTGAAATTACTAACTTATCACCGACAGCATCAGCAATTTCCTGTCGACAACTCTTCACAACAGCTTTATCTGTGCTTTGCACTAATGTATCAAGGTCTCGCACCGTACCGTTATCACGTAGACGCGGTAAATACACGTCATTAGGCAAACAAACGACATGATTATCCCAATCAATTTCGGCAGCGTTGGTAACTGCATGTAGACCCAGCCCGCCGACAACGTTATACGGAGCTTCGCGATCTTCCATTCTATCATGAATGCTGCGTCTTACCAGCAGCGAGTATATATTTTCTGAAACTTCACTCATACCATAGTCCTTGTCCGCCTATTGTAAGTCATTTGCCTTAGTTATATCAAGTAAATACCCTTTCAAAAACTCACTCCACTCCGGCACATTCTTTTCGCGGAAATAGGCACGAAGGAAATCAACCATAACGTGCTGACGCTTCCTCGCTTCTATTCGCCCCGGCTCCGTTAGCATCAAGCCTTTCAACTTCAACAGTTTCTCAAAAAAGTGATTAATAAAGCCGTCGGTATCATGCGTATTGCCATTAACGTCGTATTCGTGCGCCGCTAGATCAACATTTGGCCAAACCGTGGGGTCAAAAATCCGCCCGCCGTGATGGCAGGCATACATCAACCCTCGCTCAATTCCAACCGCACCAATAGCATCGCACATGTCAGCGTCAGACACTAGCTGCCCTGCCAATCGCTGCGGTTGCTGCCCATCCAGCCGTTTGCCATAACCAATCGCCGCAATATTTTCTAATACCGCCTGACGTAGGTCAGCGGCCACTCCCGCCTCCGCCATACTATTGACTGCGTTCGTCAATTTCTCTGCCTGCGCCTTGCCGACTAGTTTATAGTCGTCGACGTCATGCAGCCAAGCCGTCAACAGCACTTCTTGCAAATCCACTGGCTCGCTGCATTCGCTAGCAAAACGCTCTGCCAGCAGCGCCACCCGCTCGACATGATCATCGGCGTGACCCGATGGATCGCCACCTAATATACCACGCACGTTATTTTTTATTGTCTCAAGTTGAGCTATCTGCCGTTCGTCCATGAGTTTATTGTATCACCCATGCAGGCCTCGACCCGCTAAACTATTTCCATTTTAGCCAAGAGGCGCTATAGTAGTGATGTGAAAACAACTGTCAAAAGAAAAGTACCTGAATTTATCAAGCGATCACTGGGACGAATTCCACGATTACCAACGCCAGAACCCATTTGGCAATTAGATAAAATCGACGAGAGCCTGACGCCGAACATGCGAGCGCTGCGGATGACGATGACAATCGCCGAGGAACTACTGGCGATGGGAGTGGCCGCACGGGACGTCGTGCACATGGCGTTGGGGATCACTGGCACGTACTGTAAGCGACGGGTTCACATTGATATCAGCTCAACGCTCATCACCATATCTCAAGATCGCGGCTCTGAGCGCGAACCGCTCACGTTGGTGCGAACGATCACGTTGAAGTATGTCAATTACCAAACGATCCAAGCATTGCAAAACCTCGCCCTCGTGATTCGCGACCATCACTTGCCGCTAGCGGAGGCTGAGAGACGAACCGAGGAATTATTGACAAATCGACGGGAACATTCACGCTGGATCGTCTGCCTGGCGGGCG
This window harbors:
- the secG gene encoding preprotein translocase subunit SecG, which codes for MSLDTILPYVTLGSAVLMIIAILLQQRGASLGAGFGSSGELFTTRRGFDKNLFDVTIVFAVVFVLSILASLVLPSLKG
- a CDS encoding phage holin family protein encodes the protein MRRQFAIFFVRWVLNSVGIWVAVRLLGTSEPVVETTATFVLAGLIFSIVNSILKPIVVILSLPAILLTLGLFTLVVNGIMVYISLALAPGLSMSFGSSILAGIILSLVNYIVSSAFVIKPAPE
- a CDS encoding prepilin-type N-terminal cleavage/methylation domain-containing protein — its product is MSRKYGFTVIEILIVVVVIGILAGIGLVSYNGWRKETVRKAITSDLQNALSAAEQEKNFKGSYPTTLPQSFKSGSPDIVITVRTIPPSGSTPAAICIEGTSSRQQLQLHIKSTERKVVDGAC
- a CDS encoding excinuclease ABC subunit UvrC, which gives rise to MNQRLQQKLKTLPRTPGVYFHKSASGEIIYVGKAAVLKNRVRQYFQDSRGRDNKTMALVTEIADTDWIETESEVDALFLESEMVKRYMPRYNVLLRDDKSQMYVRIDMKSEWPTVSFTRNPADDGAEYVGPFYNGFALKKALRYLRRVFPYLTRQRRPGQSKLDEDLGLSPRLSDGSAAYKATLRKLISYIKGNRKAIAAELERDMKTAAGLHDFERAADLRNKLRAMQELQRRVCFGDKEFLDISKDKALADLAKLLGLKGIPAHIEGYDISHMSGRQVVASMVVFTNGASDRAEYRKFKVSEKNDDTGNMYQTIFRRLSERHLKSWGRPDLLLIDGGKGQLAAAIKARDERGVTVPIISIAKREEELLVHKIGSQIDTAFIEHIQSQPRVDIAIHEDGDVYIVNLHPSQRNAGSHSKNLRASTEQNRKERPTTDENILVTTDIVKLFQRIRDESHRFAVSYHTALKRQQQTKNQLEEIPGVGPKTRAKLLKKFGSISRIRNASLTDLEKIVDKELAKKIMLMLSS
- a CDS encoding phosphohydrolase, which gives rise to MDERQIAQLETIKNNVRGILGGDPSGHADDHVERVALLAERFASECSEPVDLQEVLLTAWLHDVDDYKLVGKAQAEKLTNAVNSMAEAGVAADLRQAVLENIAAIGYGKRLDGQQPQRLAGQLVSDADMCDAIGAVGIERGLMYACHHGGRIFDPTVWPNVDLAAHEYDVNGNTHDTDGFINHFFEKLLKLKGLMLTEPGRIEARKRQHVMVDFLRAYFREKNVPEWSEFLKGYLLDITKANDLQ